TGATCGCCGCAAAGGCCGCGGGCTCCTTTCCCTCGGCGAGCACCACCTCCGGCATCCCGCAACGCACGTTCCGCCCGGTGTCGATCCGGGCCATGCCGTCGATCACTTCGATGCGGAGGCCTTCGAGGGCCTCCGCCGCCTCGTCCTCAGATACCTCGCCGTTACGATACATCCGGAGGATGTCCTTGATGGTGGCATTCGGCAGCATGTCTCGCAACAAAAATAGGAGTGGAAGTATAATATTACTTCATCTCATGTCCTACCTTGTCTACGTCGCAGGGTTCGGCGTTGCCGTCACCGTTTTCCTGTGGCTCCGCGACCTGCGGATCTTCTACCGTACCGGCCTGGCCGGCTACCGGAAGGCAGCCTACTGGGGGGTACCCTGCACGGCAATCACCCTGCTCGGCTACTTCGTCACCGCGTCTGCCGAAGGCTGGGAGCTTCTCGGCCTCGGCCTGGTCCTGCTCGGTCTCTACCTCCAGGGCCGGGTGGACCGGGAGAACGTCTGGCACGGCGAAGGCACCGCGGAGCGCTTCTTCGGCAGGGCGGAGCGCACAAAAGATAAGGGTTCGCGCAAGAGACTTTAATTCAGGAGAATACCGAATGCTTCAAAAACCACGGGGAACGCGGGACTTTTTACCCGACGAGATGGAACGGCGGCGATTGATCGAACGGCGGATGCGGGAGGCGGCCCGCCGGTGGGGGTACCGTGAGGTCTGCACCCCCGACTTCGAGCACCTCGAACTCTTCACGATGAAGTCCGGCGAGGGGATCATCCAGGAGATGTACGTCTTCGAGGACAAGGGCGGGAGACAGATGACGCTCCGGCCTGAGGTGACCGCGGCAGTCCTCCGGATGTACGTCAACGAGGGCAAGGTGCTCCCCAAGCCGATCCGCTGGTGCTACTTCGCCGACTGCTTCCGCTACGAACGGCCCCAGAAAGGCCGGTACCGGCAGTTCTGGCAGTTCGGCGCCGAACTGATCGGCGCGGACACGGCGAGCGCCGACGCCGAAGCGATCATGCTCGCCGACGAGGCGCTCCGATCGAGCGGCGTCACCTTCGACCTCCACGTCGGCCACCTCGCGCCGATGAAGCACCTCCTCGCCGACCTCGCCCCCGGCGACCAGCGGGCGATCATGGCCCTCCTCGACAAGCACGACCAGGAGGGGCTCAAGGCGGCGCTCGTCGCGAGGGACCTCACCCGCCTTGCGGAGCCCCTTGCGGCGCTCGGGGAATGCCGCGACGTCGCGGAAGTCTTTGAGGTCGCGGGCGACGTTCCCGAACGCGCCCGGATCGAGGAGACGTTTTCGCTCCTCGACTCCCAGAATATCAACTACCGGCCCGACTTCGGGATCGCCCGGGGGCTCGACTACTACACGGGGATGGTCTTTGAGGGGTTCGCCCAGAACCTCGGCGCGGAGAACCAGATCCTCGGCGGCGGCACCTACCGGCTCGCCCACCT
This portion of the Methanoculleus caldifontis genome encodes:
- a CDS encoding ABC transporter permease, producing MSYLVYVAGFGVAVTVFLWLRDLRIFYRTGLAGYRKAAYWGVPCTAITLLGYFVTASAEGWELLGLGLVLLGLYLQGRVDRENVWHGEGTAERFFGRAERTKDKGSRKRL
- the hisS gene encoding histidine--tRNA ligase; this translates as MLQKPRGTRDFLPDEMERRRLIERRMREAARRWGYREVCTPDFEHLELFTMKSGEGIIQEMYVFEDKGGRQMTLRPEVTAAVLRMYVNEGKVLPKPIRWCYFADCFRYERPQKGRYRQFWQFGAELIGADTASADAEAIMLADEALRSSGVTFDLHVGHLAPMKHLLADLAPGDQRAIMALLDKHDQEGLKAALVARDLTRLAEPLAALGECRDVAEVFEVAGDVPERARIEETFSLLDSQNINYRPDFGIARGLDYYTGMVFEGFAQNLGAENQILGGGTYRLAHLFGGDDVASCGFAIGFDRVMVSIGEFDLSSGPVVGVVCTPEARSRALEVARAFRGAGIRTEVDLMQRGMGAQLSHAAKTADFAVVLGKREVEAGTVTLKDLHSGEQQERSLEDAIAEVARHGAC